Part of the Triticum urartu cultivar G1812 chromosome 2, Tu2.1, whole genome shotgun sequence genome, TGGTTTTGCCTCCTTTTtaagaaaaataataatatatTCAAAGTTTTACGAATGTTCCATTCCAAAAATATTTTCAGAACTGGTGGGAGTATTTCCGATCTCTCGCCAAACCATGTTGTCTGCATAATGTAGCGCAGGACACAACATGTCAACACAAGCTCCCTTGGGCACTAAATGGAGAGAGAAAACGAGGAGTTGCACACGAGCAAATACCCTTTGTTTGCCAAATTAAAATACAGTACAAACAACTAATTACATTTAACAACCACATCAGCCGTTTAGCTGGGCAGGGAAGCCATGTGAACCAGGCTGCATATATCATCGTATTGCCAAAACCACATAGCCCATTACCATGTAGATACAAGTGCCGTTCAAAATATTCAGACATTTCATACCAACAAAGAGCTCAAGAAAACCCCATGTGCAAACTACATCCTCCGAAAATGGGGCTGATCACGGTCTCCGTTGATATCATCAAATTCCGTAAACGCAACCATTGCATGAGCATCATGCCCACTGGAAACCTCATCCTCTGAGTGCAGCTCCATGGCTGCCATCCCACTTCCAATCACATTAGCACCCCAAGATGAGCTAAGAAGTAGGTCGTTGCGATGGACACCAACATGCATGTTCACCTATTAAAGAAAGGAGAGATAAGCCACATGAAAAGACACAATCAAATTAATCTGGGCTACAACATTCCAGGGACTTACATTAGGAGATCGAGAAATATTTTCAGGCACATCAGTAAGGACTGCAGGGAGAATGTTGACCAGCTGGGGGTTGCTTGATGGTGGTGTCGAAGCTAAAAGTCTCATTAGTGTTTCCCTAGCACTCCTCTCAACCAACGATTCGGTTTCTGGAATCAGAGGCTTCAAGCTAGGGAGCAGGGGAACAGGTGAAGTTATAGAAGGACCACAACTCACCAAATAAGCCTGACCGGAGGAACACATATCAATGACTGGGACATGCACAATAGGATCAGACATCAATGGTGTAAATGTTGGAACCTGTGAGCTATGCAATGAAACAAATGGTGAAGTAGGAAGTGGCAGGTGAAGCAACGGAAATGTTGGAACCTGCGAACCATGTACAGGAACAAGAGGTGAAGTGGGAAACGGCAGATGAAGTAACGGATATGTTGAAACCATAGAACCATGCAGGGGAACAATTGAAGTAGGAAGCTGGAGGTGAAGTGAAGGATCGTGCAGTATCGATGGAAGATTAAGTGAAGGTGAATTAGTTGTATCCAACTTTGCAGAAAATGACGAGACAGATGATACTTCATTTGATACCAGTGAGCCCAAAGGTGACTGGGGAAATGGTTCTACAGATGTAACTGGCATATGCAGAGGGGTTACACTGTACTGCAGTGACGATGGGCATGGCGGACACCAGCAATAGTAAGGCTTAAATGGATTCTCTGAAGAACCCTCTGGGAGTGGATAAAGAGGTGGCAGCAAGGGAAATGAAAGAGGCAAGTCTAATGAAGAAGCGGGAGTGACACTGTTTTTTGAACAGTCCCTATCAGACACCTCACTGGTTGAATCAGGGTTAACACTCTTTGCTATCAAAGGATTTGCATCGATTAGAGCAGTTGATGGGCCCAACCAGTCCCCACGCCGCTTCAGCTTCTCTCTTCCAACAACCTTTGCACAAGAGGTCCTTGGAACCCCATCTTTAAAAGTGCTGGATCTGGGACTCAGACTGGCTTGATAGATCAAGCTTGCTTTTGTTGCATTAGCGGCAGAGGTGCGAGACCTTGAAGACCTGGAAACGACTGATGGGGGCTGTAAATGTTGCCCTTGTGAACTTGAATTACTGAGGAAGTCAGTAGATGATCCCAACAATTTAGCATCTCCAATACTTGGTGCAAGAAGATAAGCATGTAAATTAGTAACAAAAGCATCAAGTCGGGAATTGGAGATGCCTGTGAGATCAGAGAGGGTTGGCCTGCCCTGAAGTAGATTTTTCATCTGTATCAAAAAATTTGAGAGAGTATCAGCATACCATGGTACATGCGATTTGGCATGAGGAATAAATTTATATTGCAATTGCAGTTCATGTGGATAGGCTCAAGTACATGGAGTTTGCTCTCCACGTTACATGTGGCACATCACAGTTGAGATTGCACATGGTTCATGGTACATTTACACTTAATTTGGCAGCCACTACAAAATACAAACCTTTGCAAGAAGCTCCATTCCACATTCCTTCGACTTTTCAGCGCACCAGTAGTACAATCTTTTAGATTCTGAAATCCTGATAAGGAAAGAACGTCCAGAATTATCAGCTGATATTTCTTCAATCACAAGTTCTGAAACTTCTAGGCCTTCGTTCAACAGAGCCAATTCCTCTGAACAACCATCGTCACCGGAGAAGGTAAGGCGCATGCTCGATGAAGGCAGAAGGCCAAGGCTAAGCTTCCCTCTGTACAAAGGAAATGAGTTCATGTAAGATCTCTGACTTTCTATTCTGAACAAATAAATAACAAAGGGTTTTTTTCAGTATCACAACAGTTTTTTTGGTTGCTACCAAAAAAACACtgtaagaaaaacaaaacaaaaaatacaTTTCAATCAACTAAATGAAATCGGATCAGAGGAACTTCAATAGAAATTACTATAAAATTACATATAGACATTCTTGAATGCAAGGAATAGCCGTGGGACAGAGCACATAGTTAAGTGAGAAGTGATAGAGCATTGAGACCTAAGCGCGCAAATAGGTTTCCACCAGAGACACTGGAGGATAGTGCAGAACCTAAGTTTCTCAGCACCATATCATTGGCAGACTTTCATAAAATAACCACCAACATACAGTACTTGTAGATGATTTTTAAGAAAAATAGCAGATTTGCCTTTTAATAGGAATAAGTAAAAGAACTAAATTTAAATACCAAATTACAGTATCAGACAAATGTTTCTTTAAGAAAAGCTGCAGCCTTGCCTCATGATTCGTACGAAAGAATCATGAATCATCTAATGATTTTTCCTTTGCAGGTGAATTAAATCTCCTTAGAGAAGTTGTGCCAGATCATGGCACAGGCGAGTTGTGATTTTAGTTGCACATGAGCAGATCTACAACAAATTCCAATGAGTGGATGATTATATTGCGAAAATTTAGGGCAAAGTAATACGAACCATCCATAGTCAATTATAGTCAGTGACCTCCATTTTAAGGGAAAACCTCAATCAATTTGAACTGAAAAATGGACAGAAATGATTGCCGATGGTAGAAATGTTGATAAAAACATCCATGGTGAATTAAAGGAAGGCGTATGTAACAAA contains:
- the LOC125538077 gene encoding uncharacterized protein LOC125538077 isoform X2, with product MRLTFSGDDGCSEELALLNEGLEVSELVIEEISADNSGRSFLIRISESKRLYYWCAEKSKECGMELLAKMKNLLQGRPTLSDLTGISNSRLDAFVTNLHAYLLAPSIGDAKLLGSSTDFLSNSSSQGQHLQPPSVVSRSSRSRTSAANATKASLIYQASLSPRSSTFKDGVPRTSCAKVVGREKLKRRGDWLGPSTALIDANPLIAKSVNPDSTSEVSDRDCSKNSVTPASSLDLPLSFPLLPPLYPLPEGSSENPFKPYYCWCPPCPSSLQYSVTPLHMPVTSVEPFPQSPLGSLVSNEVSSVSSFSAKLDTTNSPSLNLPSILHDPSLHLQLPTSIVPLHGSMVSTYPLLHLPFPTSPLVPVHGSQVPTFPLLHLPLPTSPFVSLHSSQVPTFTPLMSDPIVHVPVIDMCSSGQAYLVSCGPSITSPVPLLPSLKPLIPETESLVERSARETLMRLLASTPPSSNPQLVNILPAVLTDVPENISRSPNVNMHVGVHRNDLLLSSSWGANVIGSGMAAMELHSEDEVSSGHDAHAMVAFTEFDDINGDRDQPHFRRM
- the LOC125538077 gene encoding uncharacterized protein LOC125538077 isoform X1, with translation MGEPPSREGSYSSFPNSDDDEPETSGSERGGGGGGEDAHRPLPLRQQLVGACRADDRLRPLLTLNVSCSAAENRFISHLSQHFEVSEVGMLARCLCVPLVSLRVGKVDRHGPLLCPTTIRGKLSLGLLPSSSMRLTFSGDDGCSEELALLNEGLEVSELVIEEISADNSGRSFLIRISESKRLYYWCAEKSKECGMELLAKMKNLLQGRPTLSDLTGISNSRLDAFVTNLHAYLLAPSIGDAKLLGSSTDFLSNSSSQGQHLQPPSVVSRSSRSRTSAANATKASLIYQASLSPRSSTFKDGVPRTSCAKVVGREKLKRRGDWLGPSTALIDANPLIAKSVNPDSTSEVSDRDCSKNSVTPASSLDLPLSFPLLPPLYPLPEGSSENPFKPYYCWCPPCPSSLQYSVTPLHMPVTSVEPFPQSPLGSLVSNEVSSVSSFSAKLDTTNSPSLNLPSILHDPSLHLQLPTSIVPLHGSMVSTYPLLHLPFPTSPLVPVHGSQVPTFPLLHLPLPTSPFVSLHSSQVPTFTPLMSDPIVHVPVIDMCSSGQAYLVSCGPSITSPVPLLPSLKPLIPETESLVERSARETLMRLLASTPPSSNPQLVNILPAVLTDVPENISRSPNVNMHVGVHRNDLLLSSSWGANVIGSGMAAMELHSEDEVSSGHDAHAMVAFTEFDDINGDRDQPHFRRM